In Candidatus Eisenbacteria bacterium, a single window of DNA contains:
- the gatA gene encoding Asp-tRNA(Asn)/Glu-tRNA(Gln) amidotransferase subunit GatA, translating to MTLWRMGAVEAAGLIRRGELRAAELVGACLSRLKDKEKEIHAFLKVDEAGSLTQAAAIDNLVREGSDPGPLAGIPVAVKDNICTKDLRTTCASRILKDFDPIYDATAIQKLRRAGAVILGKTNLDEFGMGSSTENSAFGPTRNPWDETRVPGGSSGGSAAALCAGMAPLALGTDTGGSVRQPAAFCGVTAFKPSYGAVSRYGLVAFASGFDTMGSMARGVADCLQLYNVICGPDSMDSTSAPDSTPINLNSLRGPVADLVLGLPRRWIEEGCNREVFDIYENTVRVLKESGVRFQEIDMPKPDHAVSCYYILTDAEASSNLARYDGVRFGYRAADGEALESLESLYKHTRGKGFGPEVKRRVILGSYLLSAGYCDAYYLRAQKIRGWVKESLTRAFERVSALLLPTSPTPAFKLGERIKQPLQMYLSDLFTVSANLSGAPALAFPAGFTQNNLPVGLQLMGRPGEEEHWIRPAHLLEQTLQLAQIAPDKPALGD from the coding sequence ATGACCCTCTGGCGGATGGGGGCCGTTGAAGCGGCCGGGCTCATCCGGCGCGGCGAACTGCGGGCCGCGGAACTCGTTGGCGCCTGTCTTTCAAGGCTCAAGGATAAAGAGAAGGAGATCCACGCCTTTCTGAAGGTGGATGAAGCAGGATCCCTAACGCAAGCAGCCGCTATCGACAACCTGGTTCGTGAAGGCTCCGACCCCGGGCCCCTCGCCGGCATCCCTGTTGCGGTAAAGGACAATATCTGCACCAAAGACCTCAGAACAACCTGCGCCAGCCGGATTTTGAAGGATTTCGATCCGATCTATGACGCGACCGCCATTCAGAAGCTTCGCCGGGCGGGGGCGGTGATCCTTGGAAAGACGAACCTGGATGAATTCGGCATGGGATCCTCCACCGAGAACTCCGCTTTTGGACCCACCCGGAATCCATGGGATGAAACCCGTGTGCCCGGTGGCTCCAGCGGTGGATCCGCCGCGGCCTTGTGCGCCGGAATGGCCCCCTTGGCCCTCGGCACCGATACGGGAGGATCCGTCCGGCAACCGGCCGCCTTCTGCGGCGTCACGGCCTTCAAGCCCTCCTACGGGGCCGTTTCCCGCTATGGCCTTGTGGCTTTTGCGTCCGGTTTCGACACCATGGGTTCGATGGCCCGCGGCGTGGCCGATTGCCTTCAATTGTACAATGTTATCTGTGGGCCTGATTCGATGGACTCCACATCAGCGCCCGACTCGACTCCGATCAATTTAAATTCTCTAAGGGGTCCGGTTGCTGATTTGGTTCTGGGTCTTCCCCGTCGCTGGATTGAGGAGGGGTGCAACCGGGAGGTATTTGATATTTACGAAAATACCGTTCGGGTTCTCAAAGAGTCCGGGGTCCGTTTTCAAGAGATCGATATGCCCAAGCCGGATCATGCGGTTTCCTGCTACTACATCTTGACCGATGCCGAGGCCTCATCAAATCTAGCGCGCTATGATGGAGTCCGATTCGGCTACCGGGCTGCGGATGGAGAGGCCCTTGAATCCTTGGAATCATTGTATAAGCATACCCGTGGCAAGGGGTTTGGGCCCGAGGTCAAGCGAAGGGTTATCCTCGGCAGCTACCTGTTGTCCGCCGGTTATTGTGACGCCTATTATCTGCGGGCTCAAAAGATCCGCGGCTGGGTGAAGGAATCATTAACGCGGGCCTTTGAAAGGGTCTCCGCTCTTCTGCTGCCGACCAGCCCGACACCGGCCTTCAAACTGGGTGAGCGCATCAAACAGCCTCTGCAGATGTACCTTTCCGACCTCTTCACGGTAAGCGCAAACTTGAGCGGCGCTCCAGCGCTGGCTTTTCCAGCGGGCTTCACTCAAAACAATCTTCCGGTCGGTCTTCAGTTGATGGGGCGCCCCGGCGAGGAAGAGCATTGGATCCGGCCCGCCCACCTTTTAGAACAAACGCTTCAGCTTGCACAAATCGCGCCGGATAAGCCGGCTCTTGGGGATTGA
- a CDS encoding UvrD-helicase domain-containing protein: protein MPTISPTVNLNHPQREAVEHGRGPLLVLAGAGSGKTRVLTHRIAYLIHQQNVRPSQILAVTFTNKAAAEMRDRVETLIGVGITGLWIGTFHSIGLRMLRIHVREAGFKEGLTVFDTDDQRALLGRILKEENVGETRHQAREMLGRISRAKNAMQTPDQMTGGDPRAALIAHIWQRYQKELKRQNAVDFDDILIESLALLRNHPSIQDSYRRRFEHILVDEYQDTNAVQFQFVEALSGPDGNIFVVGDDDQSIYGWRGADIRNILDVERAFPKVETIRLEENYRSTSSILDVAHAVVSRNRGRKPKKLWTGRGPGEPVRFYLGHNEDDEAREILANISEVLKDGQVSPGEIVILYRTHAQSRPLEDACLARRIPYIIVGSVTFYQRREIKDLLAYLRLSLNPLDEISLRRAVGVPRRGVGEKTILRWLAEARIRGIDPVTLAAGESSPVGGRSGKALQEWADLILKLRERRNGPPGPVIEELVEAIEYRKYLQDQNEHDVEDRLAHVDEFISGAQVYVQRSPEGTLDEYVGELSLLSQIDSAQTAASSISLMTVHNAKGLEFDQVFLSGLEEGLFPHMSAYRNEEELEEERRLFYVACTRARDRLHLSAARERRRTNRPLDRGVSQFVTQIPPDLLEFEVTDLAPAAPNPSYDRRGLYRDDDSGEAVISYDDPLVGARVSHPTFGEGCVLHVDGDGDGARVTVRFPRSGQKKIQRNFLKVL, encoded by the coding sequence ATGCCCACCATATCACCAACCGTAAATCTTAATCACCCTCAGCGGGAGGCCGTCGAGCATGGCCGGGGTCCGCTGCTTGTATTGGCCGGAGCCGGGAGCGGTAAAACGCGCGTCCTGACACACCGGATCGCCTACCTCATCCATCAGCAAAATGTCCGCCCCTCGCAAATCCTCGCCGTCACCTTTACAAATAAAGCGGCTGCTGAGATGCGGGACCGGGTGGAAACTCTCATAGGGGTGGGCATCACGGGTCTTTGGATCGGCACCTTCCATTCGATTGGACTCCGCATGCTGAGAATCCACGTTAGGGAGGCCGGATTTAAAGAAGGTTTGACGGTGTTCGATACGGATGACCAGCGGGCGCTTCTCGGGAGGATACTTAAAGAAGAAAATGTTGGCGAGACGCGCCACCAGGCTCGGGAGATGCTGGGGCGGATCAGCCGCGCAAAGAACGCCATGCAAACCCCGGATCAGATGACCGGTGGGGATCCCCGCGCGGCCCTGATCGCTCATATTTGGCAGCGTTATCAGAAAGAATTGAAGCGCCAGAACGCCGTGGACTTCGATGACATCCTGATCGAAAGCCTGGCCCTGCTTCGCAACCATCCATCCATTCAGGATTCCTACCGCCGGCGGTTTGAACACATTCTTGTCGATGAATATCAGGATACCAACGCCGTTCAGTTCCAATTCGTGGAGGCTTTGTCGGGTCCGGATGGCAATATCTTTGTTGTGGGTGACGATGATCAGTCGATCTACGGATGGCGCGGCGCCGATATCCGGAACATTCTTGATGTCGAACGGGCTTTCCCGAAAGTGGAGACGATCCGTCTCGAGGAAAATTATCGATCGACCTCCTCTATTCTGGATGTCGCCCACGCCGTGGTTTCAAGAAACAGGGGCCGGAAACCCAAAAAGCTTTGGACAGGCCGCGGCCCCGGCGAACCCGTGCGCTTCTATCTTGGGCATAACGAAGACGACGAAGCCCGGGAGATTCTCGCCAACATCAGCGAGGTTCTGAAGGATGGCCAGGTGTCGCCGGGTGAGATTGTGATTCTCTACCGAACGCATGCCCAGTCCCGACCTTTGGAAGATGCCTGTCTTGCAAGACGGATTCCCTATATCATTGTCGGTTCGGTCACCTTTTATCAGCGCCGTGAAATTAAGGACCTTCTGGCGTACCTGCGCCTGTCATTGAATCCCCTGGATGAAATCAGTCTGCGGCGCGCGGTCGGTGTGCCCCGGCGGGGCGTCGGTGAGAAGACGATTCTGCGATGGCTGGCCGAAGCGCGCATCCGGGGTATCGATCCGGTCACTTTGGCGGCGGGAGAGAGTTCACCGGTCGGCGGCCGGTCCGGCAAAGCTCTGCAAGAATGGGCGGATCTCATCCTGAAACTTCGCGAACGCCGCAACGGTCCGCCCGGTCCGGTTATTGAAGAGCTTGTCGAAGCGATCGAGTACCGAAAATACCTTCAAGACCAGAACGAACATGATGTGGAAGACCGGCTGGCGCACGTCGATGAGTTTATCTCCGGCGCGCAGGTTTATGTACAACGTTCTCCCGAGGGGACGCTTGACGAATATGTCGGCGAACTCAGCCTCTTATCCCAAATCGACTCCGCCCAGACCGCCGCTTCCTCAATCAGTCTAATGACGGTTCACAACGCCAAGGGTCTGGAGTTCGATCAGGTCTTTCTGAGCGGTTTGGAGGAAGGCCTCTTTCCGCATATGTCGGCTTACCGCAATGAAGAAGAGCTGGAAGAAGAGCGGCGGCTGTTCTATGTCGCCTGCACACGGGCGCGTGATCGACTGCATCTCTCCGCCGCGCGGGAGCGGCGCCGGACGAACCGCCCGCTCGATCGCGGTGTTTCGCAGTTTGTTACACAGATCCCCCCTGATCTCCTTGAATTCGAGGTGACGGATCTGGCGCCGGCGGCGCCGAACCCCTCATACGATCGGCGGGGATTGTACCGGGATGACGATTCCGGTGAAGCGGTCATCTCTTATGATGATCCCCTTGTCGGCGCCCGTGTTTCGCATCCCACTTTCGGGGAGGGATGCGTTCTGCATGTCGATGGGGATGGGGATGGCGCTCGGGTCACCGTTCGTTTTCCCCGAAGCGGTCAGAAGAAAATACAGCGAAACTTTCTTAAGGTGCTGTAA
- the gatC gene encoding Asp-tRNA(Asn)/Glu-tRNA(Gln) amidotransferase subunit GatC produces the protein MADSPLVDPELIRRIAHLARIDITPAELRDLDRDLGAILKYLQVLDEVDTGDAPPMAHPTGLTAPMRDDHPRRGSNRGLSLREAPAVHHDSFRVPRTVELTLREGHEEQAP, from the coding sequence ATGGCGGACTCTCCGCTGGTCGATCCCGAACTCATTCGCCGGATAGCTCATTTGGCGCGGATCGATATCACACCGGCGGAGCTGCGTGATCTGGATCGCGATCTCGGCGCTATCTTAAAGTATCTGCAGGTTCTCGATGAGGTCGACACCGGCGACGCTCCTCCCATGGCCCACCCCACCGGTCTCACCGCACCCATGCGTGATGATCATCCCCGCCGGGGGTCGAACCGCGGGCTTTCCCTGCGGGAAGCTCCTGCCGTCCATCATGATTCTTTTCGGGTTCCCCGCACCGTTGAGTTGACCCTGCGGGAGGGTCATGAGGAGCAGGCGCCATGA
- a CDS encoding translocation/assembly module TamB domain-containing protein: MTDDRKNNSRGGKPGHRRWLRWLPVGLLAGLFFCFIAPFILVRFETPRNWMLDNGPGNWLLGAGTRLRVGNVHRLDPGGASFSGIVLSCKDSLGDWSDWARISHLNTSWDISDLIWGRYSIDRLELDSVSVNLQRSCVPHWHAEAGVVDELADPGPGRARSVRCSHFGLQHLSLLREGMPVGESRMELNSIQLEKGDLRLDVDSIRVLLAAGALRPSSAEMALNFSGGDLRYESKGTLRLDHLDVRSAGLEGQLWLRQSRGSEWFVTMQLEKILPAEMMDSLRLQVPDPYSPGTSDTLTGSINLTFVPDTLALHGELQGFWGGGPADIAGLVQRTPEGWQAEEIHLKRPGADLIFSGRADSEFAHIDGDVTFQKTNLNGPDFPWRASPIGRTNLAGSTQFVYRRPKNEIWEIIYSLRLGPSAIGNQRLDGLQARGLVTSSFVQADTFLIDLDEGRLTGGGRFDLQDGVMNAAIRLENVPAPAITDPFLDAPVEGRLFGRLQMQKTGEAMRIYGSLDGRDINWGELAASEIRLPWVDYTIPGNHLDGRVRLSGFHAGAFAADSVWLEIQDLEMGILVRGGTRFSDQAVSIVGILDPAPEGGLQIENFEWRPPEGAAWDAEKPFFIGWGSRGVSIDGLSLISPAGDLSFDGLWGAENNVEGRFSLHGDFLPLLSSWGLRPEATGGEINCDASLSGYWPNPGMSVRFQSDSLALWNWPLNDFTGALDWREGAIDLRRLQARGRWGAAAIDSLQLFINVDFATFLSHLSSPDSLHLPDTPWAGAATFRNLDLDRLMENSGWRIDEYKPRTVQDTATRDLESIIRIVRPKTTIEGSYDAIRPEGILDIDLNLSGTPAHPLFHLNVEGKDAAYRRTRLDSLSLKIDYESGELSIRDLHWLKEGLGGAISGVIPLELSALPAAVHLPNDGEDIDLHLNIPKGNLAIWSSLSELLQEPKGVFQADLRIQGPLHPPLITGNLTIDGGSLRIPLREERLEEIHAKLRMDSLGVHLESVKARIGPKGRITATGRFLTLEDMDLDLTVREGLFFETGVYRVEADGNIRIISRVDSISGQIRPHVLGDAYIREAMILDITPRKIPGPVRPTPWLIQLDVEAPTKIMVTQPTTQLMLGNGKLVVSERDNWWNLAGGIDVQGGWYRVFNNQFAVRSGDLEFQDSGSGIEVRVNLQAETQATEVLSAEGEPVGAVTVKVDVTGRADELQVALSSEPELSREEIIELLSFGRIASHGSGRDAASGETRDFLISEMVARLENQLSEEIPWLNRVRVAPDMDEILIQPILSPQFSLNYAQELSSSPAQEVTMHYRLSNILYLKAGVLRESVQGGHSAEEYNLDLKFRIEYE; encoded by the coding sequence ATGACGGACGATCGGAAGAATAATTCCAGGGGTGGCAAACCGGGCCATCGGCGGTGGTTGCGCTGGCTTCCCGTGGGACTTTTGGCCGGTCTATTTTTCTGCTTCATTGCGCCCTTTATCCTCGTTCGTTTCGAGACACCGAGAAACTGGATGCTCGACAACGGGCCGGGGAATTGGCTTCTAGGCGCGGGAACCCGTCTGCGGGTGGGGAACGTCCACCGATTGGATCCCGGCGGGGCCTCTTTCTCTGGAATCGTCTTGTCCTGCAAAGACAGTCTTGGAGATTGGAGTGACTGGGCGCGGATATCCCATCTCAACACCTCCTGGGATATCAGCGATTTGATTTGGGGCCGCTATAGTATCGATCGCCTTGAATTGGATTCGGTGTCCGTGAATCTTCAGAGATCGTGCGTTCCTCATTGGCACGCGGAGGCCGGGGTTGTTGATGAACTGGCCGACCCGGGTCCTGGTCGTGCGCGTAGCGTGAGGTGTTCCCATTTCGGACTCCAACATCTCTCACTGTTGAGAGAAGGGATGCCGGTGGGCGAATCGCGTATGGAATTGAATTCGATACAATTGGAAAAGGGAGACCTTCGACTTGATGTCGATTCGATCCGGGTCCTTCTCGCCGCCGGCGCTCTCAGGCCCTCCTCGGCTGAGATGGCGCTCAATTTTTCAGGCGGCGATCTACGTTATGAGTCGAAGGGAACCCTGCGGCTGGATCATTTGGATGTGAGGAGCGCCGGATTGGAGGGCCAGCTCTGGCTCCGCCAAAGCCGAGGCTCCGAGTGGTTTGTCACGATGCAGCTCGAGAAAATCCTGCCGGCTGAAATGATGGATAGCCTGAGGCTGCAGGTACCCGACCCCTATTCGCCCGGGACCAGCGATACGCTCACCGGATCGATAAATCTGACTTTTGTCCCGGATACCCTCGCACTTCATGGGGAGCTTCAGGGTTTTTGGGGCGGGGGGCCTGCGGATATCGCAGGGCTGGTTCAGCGCACACCCGAGGGTTGGCAGGCGGAGGAGATTCATCTCAAAAGACCCGGGGCTGATCTGATCTTTTCAGGGCGCGCTGATTCGGAATTCGCCCATATTGATGGTGATGTAACATTCCAGAAAACGAATCTGAACGGCCCGGATTTTCCTTGGAGGGCGTCACCGATCGGGAGGACAAATCTGGCTGGATCGACGCAATTCGTTTATCGCCGGCCGAAAAATGAGATCTGGGAGATCATTTATTCTTTGAGGTTGGGTCCGAGCGCTATTGGGAACCAGCGTTTGGACGGGCTTCAAGCTCGAGGTTTGGTAACATCCTCATTTGTACAAGCCGATACATTCCTCATTGATCTGGACGAGGGACGATTAACCGGCGGGGGGCGATTTGATCTGCAAGACGGCGTTATGAACGCCGCCATCCGCTTGGAGAATGTCCCGGCTCCGGCCATCACCGATCCCTTTCTCGATGCGCCTGTGGAGGGTCGTCTTTTCGGCCGGCTCCAGATGCAAAAAACCGGAGAGGCGATGCGCATTTACGGTTCGCTGGATGGAAGGGATATAAATTGGGGCGAGCTGGCGGCAAGCGAGATCCGGCTTCCATGGGTTGATTATACAATTCCTGGGAATCACCTTGATGGCCGGGTCCGGCTTTCGGGATTCCATGCCGGAGCTTTTGCCGCTGATTCAGTGTGGCTCGAGATACAGGATTTAGAGATGGGGATTCTTGTGCGGGGCGGCACCCGGTTCTCCGATCAAGCCGTTTCAATCGTCGGTATCCTGGATCCCGCTCCGGAAGGTGGTCTTCAGATAGAGAATTTTGAATGGCGGCCGCCGGAGGGTGCGGCCTGGGATGCCGAGAAACCCTTCTTCATCGGGTGGGGCTCCCGCGGCGTATCGATTGATGGACTTTCTTTGATCTCTCCCGCCGGGGATTTGAGCTTCGATGGATTGTGGGGTGCTGAAAATAATGTAGAAGGCCGGTTCAGCCTGCACGGCGATTTTCTGCCGCTGCTCTCTTCGTGGGGCCTCCGGCCCGAAGCGACGGGGGGGGAAATCAACTGCGACGCCTCACTCTCGGGATATTGGCCGAATCCCGGAATGAGCGTGCGTTTTCAGAGCGACTCCTTGGCTCTTTGGAATTGGCCCCTCAATGACTTTACTGGCGCGCTCGATTGGCGGGAAGGAGCCATCGATCTAAGGCGTCTACAGGCAAGGGGACGCTGGGGGGCGGCCGCGATCGATTCATTGCAGCTGTTCATCAATGTCGATTTCGCAACCTTTCTTTCCCATCTGAGTTCTCCCGATTCCCTGCATTTGCCGGATACGCCTTGGGCCGGCGCGGCGACTTTCCGGAACCTGGATTTGGACCGGCTCATGGAAAACTCCGGCTGGCGGATCGATGAATACAAGCCTCGAACGGTGCAGGATACCGCCACCCGGGATCTGGAATCAATCATCCGGATTGTCCGACCGAAAACCACCATCGAAGGATCGTATGATGCCATCCGTCCTGAAGGAATCCTTGATATCGATCTTAACCTTTCCGGCACGCCTGCTCATCCGCTCTTCCATCTTAATGTCGAAGGTAAGGATGCCGCTTATCGACGGACCCGGCTCGATTCTCTTTCTCTCAAAATCGACTATGAATCCGGGGAATTGTCTATTCGAGATCTGCATTGGCTTAAAGAGGGATTGGGCGGCGCGATCAGCGGCGTTATTCCGCTCGAACTCTCGGCCTTGCCCGCCGCGGTTCATCTCCCGAATGACGGAGAGGATATTGATCTGCATTTGAACATTCCCAAAGGGAACCTGGCCATCTGGTCTTCCCTCAGCGAGCTGCTACAGGAGCCGAAGGGTGTTTTCCAAGCCGATCTCCGGATTCAAGGTCCTCTTCATCCGCCCCTTATCACAGGGAATCTGACAATTGACGGCGGATCTTTAAGGATCCCACTGAGAGAGGAGCGTCTCGAAGAGATCCATGCCAAATTAAGGATGGATTCACTCGGCGTCCACCTTGAGTCGGTAAAGGCCCGCATCGGCCCGAAGGGCCGCATCACCGCCACAGGACGGTTTCTCACATTGGAGGATATGGATCTCGATCTCACCGTCCGTGAGGGACTTTTCTTTGAGACAGGCGTTTATCGTGTGGAAGCCGACGGGAATATCCGCATCATCTCGCGGGTGGACTCCATCAGTGGACAAATCCGGCCGCATGTCCTCGGAGATGCTTACATACGTGAGGCCATGATCCTCGATATCACGCCAAGAAAAATCCCCGGACCGGTTCGGCCGACACCCTGGCTGATACAACTCGACGTTGAAGCTCCCACGAAGATCATGGTGACCCAGCCGACGACCCAACTCATGCTGGGAAACGGCAAGCTGGTTGTTTCGGAGAGGGACAACTGGTGGAACTTGGCGGGGGGTATTGATGTTCAGGGCGGGTGGTACAGGGTCTTTAACAATCAATTCGCCGTGAGGAGCGGCGATCTGGAGTTTCAAGATAGCGGGTCCGGTATTGAGGTCAGGGTCAATCTGCAGGCCGAGACGCAGGCGACGGAAGTCCTCTCTGCAGAAGGGGAACCGGTGGGAGCGGTGACCGTTAAGGTCGATGTCACCGGTCGGGCGGATGAATTGCAGGTGGCGCTCTCTTCTGAGCCCGAATTGAGCCGTGAGGAGATCATCGAACTTCTGAGTTTTGGAAGAATCGCCTCGCATGGATCCGGCAGGGATGCGGCGTCAGGGGAAACGCGCGATTTCCTCATCAGCGAAATGGTCGCCCGTTTGGAGAATCAGCTGTCGGAGGAGATTCCCTGGCTGAACCGTGTGCGGGTGGCGCCCGATATGGATGAGATACTGATTCAACCGATCCTCAGCCCGCAATTCAGTCTCAACTATGCCCAGGAACTCTCCTCCTCACCCGCGCAGGAAGTGACGATGCATTACCGGCTGAGCAATATCCTTTATTTGAAGGCCGGAGTTTTAAGAGAATCGGTTCAGGGCGGGCATTCCGCTGAAGAGTATAACCTTGATTTGAAATTCCGCATCGAGTATGAGTAA